A single region of the Prochlorococcus marinus str. MIT 0917 genome encodes:
- the tmk gene encoding dTMP kinase: protein MKGKFIVFEGIDGSGKTTQINQLSKWLLKSDLIPENNKFVITREPGGTQLGKSIRSLLLNSSKEKCPDSITELLLYAADRSQHINEIIRPTLNKGDWVISDRFCGSTLAYQGYGRKLNIKLIKDLEKIATQGISPDITFLLDIPVEESIKRRKNRKDDRIEKEGLEFLSNVSLGFQALSKNNKWKKISAINSKEKIISEIQSEIKKLIKSK, encoded by the coding sequence ATGAAAGGGAAATTTATTGTTTTTGAGGGTATTGATGGCTCTGGAAAAACCACTCAAATCAATCAATTATCAAAATGGCTTCTTAAAAGTGACCTCATCCCTGAAAATAATAAATTTGTTATCACTAGAGAACCAGGAGGAACCCAATTAGGAAAATCCATAAGATCCCTTCTATTGAATAGTTCTAAGGAAAAATGCCCAGATTCTATCACTGAGCTTTTGCTTTATGCGGCAGATAGGTCACAACATATAAATGAAATTATTCGTCCAACTTTGAATAAAGGGGATTGGGTAATCAGTGATAGATTTTGTGGGTCCACCCTTGCTTATCAGGGTTATGGAAGAAAGTTAAATATAAAGTTAATAAAAGATCTAGAAAAAATAGCCACTCAAGGTATTTCTCCAGACATCACATTTTTACTAGATATACCTGTTGAAGAAAGTATCAAAAGAAGAAAAAATAGAAAAGATGATCGAATTGAGAAAGAAGGTTTAGAGTTCTTATCAAATGTTTCACTAGGGTTTCAAGCATTATCAAAGAACAATAAATGGAAAAAAATATCTGCTATTAACTCTAAAGAAAAAATTATATCCGAGATTCAATCTGAGATAAAAAAGCTAATAAAAAGCAAATAA
- a CDS encoding heavy metal translocating P-type ATPase has translation MSNKKIAQSKNSILLDVDGMKCGSCVQAVEKILKSHPNINNASVNLVTKTAFIETKDPNNSLSDLIQTLTSKGFPSRERPDQTILNNAKLEIKENQSLWNKWRQLIIATSLLILSGLGHLIEGEQISFPLIGSLPFHAALATFALLGPGKSILKAGLKSAIMLTPTMDTLVSLGVISAYIASIIALIWPTVGWPCFFNEPVMLLGFVLLGRFLEERARVNTGTALKELSKLQPETANLILENNEIREIRIGALKPGEKIQLLAGDRIPVDGLVIKGHSAIDVSSLTGESLPLEAKPGVELPSGSLNLESTIILEVQKIGSDTAIAKIINLVEEAQARKAPIQGLADKVAGMFCYGVTTLSLMTFLFWWKIGTRIWPEVLEVSNTGFMQSHHLHAHLMNAPQTPLSLSFQLSISVLVVACPCALGLATPTVITVASGEAAKRGWLFKGGDVIEMASKINQIIFDKTGTLTIGRPLVVGYWENKESEKNVMLKLAASIEQDSRHPLAQAIIQEAHKKEIKLGTVSRSITYPGKGLAGKIHNSNGLIRVGTPEWIKSEGIEWNEMIENNFKLSKTKAQSIVAVSLENKLLGFFLIDDQVRKDAFLSINKLRSRGFSLNLFSGDRDSAVLSLGKKLGFSAKQISWQMLPSDKLNKLNLLKNNGLVAMIGDGINDAPALAAADLGVAIGTGTQIAQDSSDLVLLGENLEALPNALQMSKQAMLKIKQNLAWAFGYNLIALPIAAGLLLPSTGLLLSPPLAALLMALSSISVVFNALSLKSK, from the coding sequence TTGAGCAACAAAAAGATTGCCCAAAGCAAAAATTCAATTTTGCTTGACGTAGATGGCATGAAATGTGGAAGTTGTGTACAAGCAGTTGAAAAAATACTTAAAAGCCATCCAAACATAAATAATGCAAGCGTGAATTTAGTTACAAAAACGGCTTTTATAGAAACTAAAGATCCTAATAATTCCTTATCAGATTTAATACAAACTCTTACATCCAAGGGTTTTCCATCAAGGGAAAGACCCGATCAAACAATTTTAAATAATGCCAAATTAGAGATAAAAGAAAATCAAAGTTTATGGAATAAGTGGCGACAACTAATAATCGCTACTTCATTACTAATCCTCTCTGGGTTGGGACATTTAATAGAGGGAGAACAAATATCTTTTCCACTGATTGGTTCATTACCTTTTCATGCTGCACTCGCAACATTTGCTCTACTCGGGCCGGGCAAATCAATCCTAAAAGCAGGTCTAAAGTCAGCAATCATGCTTACACCAACTATGGACACCTTAGTCAGCCTTGGTGTAATCAGTGCTTATATAGCCAGCATAATTGCCCTGATTTGGCCGACAGTTGGGTGGCCATGTTTTTTCAATGAACCGGTCATGCTTCTTGGATTTGTTTTGTTGGGACGGTTTCTAGAAGAAAGAGCAAGAGTAAACACAGGCACGGCATTAAAAGAATTATCAAAATTACAACCCGAAACAGCCAATCTAATTTTAGAAAATAATGAAATTCGTGAAATCAGAATAGGTGCCCTGAAACCAGGTGAAAAAATTCAATTATTAGCGGGAGATCGAATCCCAGTAGATGGTTTGGTTATAAAAGGACACTCGGCGATCGATGTCTCAAGTTTAACTGGTGAATCTTTACCTCTAGAAGCAAAACCAGGGGTCGAGCTTCCGTCTGGAAGTCTAAATTTAGAGTCAACAATTATTTTAGAAGTTCAAAAAATAGGATCTGATACTGCTATAGCCAAAATAATAAATTTAGTTGAAGAAGCCCAAGCTAGAAAAGCACCAATTCAAGGATTAGCAGACAAGGTAGCAGGCATGTTTTGCTATGGGGTCACAACTCTTTCTTTGATGACTTTTCTTTTTTGGTGGAAAATAGGTACGAGGATATGGCCAGAAGTTTTAGAAGTCTCTAATACTGGTTTCATGCAAAGCCATCATTTGCATGCTCATTTAATGAATGCACCTCAAACACCACTCAGCCTGTCATTTCAATTATCTATATCTGTTTTAGTTGTGGCCTGTCCATGTGCACTAGGACTTGCCACTCCAACTGTAATAACAGTTGCTTCAGGGGAAGCTGCTAAACGAGGATGGCTGTTCAAAGGTGGAGATGTCATAGAAATGGCATCAAAAATAAATCAAATTATTTTTGATAAAACAGGAACACTCACAATCGGAAGACCTTTGGTTGTTGGCTACTGGGAGAACAAAGAGTCAGAAAAGAATGTAATGCTAAAATTAGCAGCAAGCATTGAACAAGATAGTCGTCATCCGCTTGCACAAGCAATTATTCAAGAAGCACATAAAAAAGAAATTAAACTAGGAACAGTCTCAAGGTCAATTACATATCCAGGAAAAGGACTCGCTGGCAAAATTCATAATTCAAATGGACTGATAAGAGTCGGAACTCCCGAATGGATCAAAAGTGAGGGAATTGAATGGAATGAAATGATTGAAAATAATTTCAAGCTTTCAAAAACAAAAGCTCAATCAATAGTTGCAGTTTCTCTGGAGAACAAATTATTAGGCTTTTTCTTGATAGATGACCAAGTAAGAAAAGATGCTTTCCTTTCAATTAATAAATTACGTTCAAGGGGGTTCTCATTAAATTTGTTCAGTGGCGATAGAGATTCCGCAGTTTTATCTTTAGGAAAGAAATTAGGTTTTAGTGCAAAACAAATTTCATGGCAAATGTTACCTTCAGACAAGCTAAATAAGTTGAACTTATTAAAAAATAATGGTTTAGTTGCCATGATAGGTGATGGAATTAATGATGCACCAGCGCTTGCCGCTGCAGACTTGGGTGTGGCAATAGGCACAGGAACTCAAATCGCTCAGGACTCTTCTGATCTTGTTTTACTTGGAGAAAATTTAGAAGCCCTTCCAAATGCCTTACAAATGTCAAAACAAGCAATGCTCAAAATAAAACAAAATCTTGCATGGGCATTTGGATACAACTTAATTGCTTTACCAATCGCGGCAGGATTACTTTTACCATCCACTGGCTTATTGCTATCACCCCCTTTAGCGGCTTTACTTATGGCTTTGAGCTCTATAAGTGTCGTATTTAATGCTTTATCCTTGAAGTCAAAATGA
- a CDS encoding photosystem I assembly protein Ycf3 — translation MPRSQNKDNFLDKAFTKMAEGIVKVMPIASKEKEAYLYYRKGLAAQNDGDYSEALEYYEESLKLEDNQVDRGETLKNMAIIYMSNGDEEKALNTYKQALGQNPKQPSCLKNMGLIYEKRGRMAQRNGNQDECDIWFDQAAEVWSKAVRLYPGGYLDIENWLKTTGRGNVDVYL, via the coding sequence GTGCCTAGAAGTCAAAACAAAGACAATTTTCTTGATAAGGCCTTTACGAAAATGGCTGAGGGAATAGTGAAAGTGATGCCAATTGCCTCAAAAGAAAAAGAAGCCTATCTGTATTACCGAAAAGGATTAGCAGCTCAAAATGATGGGGATTACTCTGAGGCTCTTGAGTATTATGAAGAAAGCTTAAAACTTGAGGATAATCAAGTTGATAGAGGAGAGACATTAAAAAACATGGCAATAATTTATATGAGTAATGGAGATGAAGAGAAAGCGCTAAATACATATAAACAAGCTTTGGGACAAAATCCCAAACAACCTTCTTGCTTGAAAAATATGGGATTAATATATGAAAAGAGAGGCAGAATGGCTCAAAGAAATGGCAATCAAGATGAGTGTGATATCTGGTTTGATCAGGCAGCGGAGGTTTGGAGTAAAGCTGTTCGTTTATATCCAGGAGGATATTTAGATATAGAGAATTGGCTTAAGACTACAGGCAGAGGCAATGTTGATGTTTATTTGTAA
- the radA gene encoding DNA repair protein RadA, whose translation MSRSVSIYVCQSCGAQTRQFFGRCNNCGEWNSIIEEKINQKSDKSIYTKINSPNEKSPYRSELISLTKKQIIDRIPSGYGELDRVLGGGLVPGSLVLIGGDPGIGKSTLILQSATAMAHHRSVLYVAAEESAQQVKLRWNRIEDSASNLHLLAETDLELVIKELNYLKPDVAVIDSIQALHDQNLSSSPGSVAQVRECSAALQQIAKRENISLLIIGHVTKDGMLAGPKVLEHLVDAVLTFEGDRFASHRLLRGVKNRFGATCELGVFEMQADGLSEVSNPSELFLSKTSAPGISTIVTCEGTRPLAIDIQALLNPTSYSSPRRTTTGVEINRLHQILAVLEKNMNLSLSRYDCYLAVAGGLEVEEPGADLGIAAAIVSSFKDVELEEGVVFIGEIGLAGQLRLVRQMQQRINEVIRLGYKTLIIPDGIDTREFETNKKLKILKASNINEALIYALNKS comes from the coding sequence GTGTCTCGTTCTGTCTCTATTTATGTCTGTCAAAGTTGCGGTGCTCAAACCAGGCAATTCTTTGGCCGCTGCAACAATTGTGGAGAATGGAACTCAATAATAGAAGAAAAAATCAATCAAAAATCAGATAAATCTATTTACACAAAGATTAATTCTCCTAATGAAAAATCTCCCTATCGTTCAGAACTAATAAGCCTAACAAAAAAGCAAATTATTGATCGAATTCCAAGTGGATATGGAGAATTAGACAGGGTACTTGGAGGTGGTTTAGTGCCTGGATCACTTGTATTAATTGGTGGAGACCCAGGGATTGGGAAAAGCACTCTTATTTTGCAAAGCGCGACTGCAATGGCCCATCACAGATCGGTTCTTTATGTGGCTGCTGAAGAATCTGCTCAACAAGTAAAACTCAGATGGAATCGAATCGAAGATTCCGCATCAAATCTTCATTTACTCGCAGAGACAGACCTAGAGCTAGTTATAAAAGAGCTTAATTATTTGAAGCCAGACGTTGCAGTGATTGATAGCATTCAAGCTTTGCATGATCAAAACTTATCCAGTTCGCCTGGCTCAGTTGCTCAAGTTAGAGAATGTTCCGCGGCTTTACAGCAAATTGCCAAACGAGAAAACATATCACTTTTGATAATAGGTCACGTTACAAAGGATGGAATGTTAGCAGGACCAAAAGTTCTTGAGCATCTTGTTGATGCAGTACTCACTTTTGAGGGCGATCGATTTGCTTCGCACAGACTTCTAAGAGGTGTGAAAAATCGATTTGGTGCAACTTGTGAGCTTGGAGTCTTTGAAATGCAAGCAGATGGATTATCGGAGGTATCTAATCCAAGCGAATTATTTTTAAGTAAAACCTCTGCACCTGGAATTTCAACAATCGTTACTTGTGAAGGAACAAGACCATTAGCCATTGATATACAAGCACTTTTAAATCCTACTAGTTATTCAAGTCCAAGAAGAACCACTACTGGTGTTGAGATAAACAGACTTCATCAAATCTTGGCAGTTCTAGAAAAAAACATGAATCTCTCACTCTCAAGATATGATTGTTATTTAGCTGTAGCTGGGGGGTTAGAAGTAGAAGAACCAGGGGCTGATCTAGGAATAGCAGCTGCAATAGTTTCAAGCTTTAAAGATGTTGAACTTGAAGAAGGTGTGGTTTTTATAGGAGAAATAGGTCTAGCTGGTCAATTAAGATTAGTAAGACAAATGCAACAACGAATTAATGAAGTCATAAGACTTGGATATAAGACATTAATTATCCCAGATGGAATAGATACAAGAGAGTTTGAAACAAATAAAAAATTAAAAATATTAAAAGCTTCTAATATTAATGAAGCTTTAATCTATGCTTTAAATAAGAGTTAA